The Stutzerimonas stutzeri RCH2 genomic interval CAGGCCGCGTTCGCCGAGGTAGCGGCGCAACGAGCCGCCCTGGTAGTCGGCGAGCAGTTCGGCGTGGCTGGCGCAGTAGCGGTGGCGGATCAGGCTGACCGGCTCACCGTCGAGCAGGCGCAGGGTGCTCAGCTCGATCAGCGCGGCGCCCTCGGCCAGTTGCAGGTGGCGCGCTTCCTCGGCACTGGCGCTGAGCTGGCGGCGCTCGAGCAGGCGCGCCTCGGTGCGCACGCCGAGGGCGGCCAGCGCATCGCTGTAGGCGCTGTCGGCCTGCAGCGGATAGACCAGCGGGCGTTGCAGCACCTGCGTGCCCTTGCCCTGGCGGCGCAGCAGGCGGCCCTCGTTGATCAGCTCGTCGACGGCGCGGCGCAGGGTGTGGCGGTTGACCGCGAAGCGCCGCGCCAGCTGCATCTCGCCAGGCAGGAAGTCGCCGATGCGGTAGTGGCGCAGCTCGCCGCGCAGCACCTGGGCCAGTTCGAGGTAAAGCGGTTCGCTGGGTTGTCTAGACAACTGCATGGTTTTTTTCGAGAGGCGCACAGCGCCTCACTCCGTCAGATGAAGAGCTTGCGCAGGCGTTGGGAGCACAGGTCGATCAGGCTCACCACGGCGATGATGATCAGCAGCAGGGCGGCGGTCTGGCCGAACTGGAAACCGCGGATGGCTTCCCAGAGGATCACGCCGATGCCGCCGGCGCCGACCATGCCGACCACCGTGGCCGAGCGTACGTTGGATTCGAAGCGGTACAGCGAGTAGGAAATCCACAGCGGCAGTACCTGCGGAATCACCCCGAAGATGACTTCCTGCAGCGCACTGGCACCGGTGGCGCGCACGCCTTCCACCGGGCCTGGCTCGATGGCTTCCACCGCCTCGGCGAACAGCTTGGCGAGCACGCCGGTGGTGCTGATCCACAGCGCCAGCACGCCGGCGAAGGGGCCGAGGCCGACGGCGACGACGAAGAGCATGGCGAAGACCATCTCGTTGATCG includes:
- the phnF gene encoding phosphonate metabolism transcriptional regulator PhnF — encoded protein: MQLSRQPSEPLYLELAQVLRGELRHYRIGDFLPGEMQLARRFAVNRHTLRRAVDELINEGRLLRRQGKGTQVLQRPLVYPLQADSAYSDALAALGVRTEARLLERRQLSASAEEARHLQLAEGAALIELSTLRLLDGEPVSLIRHRYCASHAELLADYQGGSLRRYLGERGLPLTRRFSLIGARLADRDEAAQLLMPLRMPLLSVFTLSCDASGRPLEIALSASRSDRFQYQVAT
- the phnE gene encoding phosphonate ABC transporter, permease protein PhnE, whose protein sequence is MTTLSTTPPLAGNDKRSWLRLLGWGLCLAVLAWSWQGAEMNPLLLIRDSANMATFAADFFPPDFSNWQLYLKEMITTVHIALWGTLLAIVCAIPLGILSSENIVPWWVYQPVRRLMDACRSINEMVFAMLFVVAVGLGPFAGVLALWISTTGVLAKLFAEAVEAIEPGPVEGVRATGASALQEVIFGVIPQVLPLWISYSLYRFESNVRSATVVGMVGAGGIGVILWEAIRGFQFGQTAALLLIIIAVVSLIDLCSQRLRKLFI